A genomic stretch from Corynebacterium terpenotabidum Y-11 includes:
- a CDS encoding HSP90 family protein, which yields MANSGDRSGQHHQRNFQVDLGGVVDLLSRHIYSGPRVYLRELLQNGVDAVAARREIDPTAPQEIRIRPIVADRTTFSLTDTGIGLTAEEARDLLTTVGRTSKRDEFGLQREGRLGQFGVGLLSCFMVADGITMVSRAADPAARAIHWTGFSDGTFELTELTAEQTDALPVGTTTHLTPRPDERALLSENAVVRIATEYGRYLPVDITVEGVRHTRITTDPVFVDEVDKATRLTAGRERLGRSPFDVIDLSGPDAPDVQGVAYVLPAPQAPHMTRNHSVYVHRMLVENGPTPLLPSWAFFVECEISSTRLSPTASRESLVEDAALIATREHLGNRIRSWLLDTARSTPHRLREFTAVHDLALRQLCLSDAELASTMLQFLTFETTDGRLTASEIVELVTGSGRELQISRSLDDFRQIAALTPPHPGSATPVVVNGGYVHDAELVWMFPQVFDGVQVSTADLRASLDLLDLPPLSESRRTGALERSVAEALSDHQISGAVRVFEPTDVPAVFVTDRAATASRDRNEVKGQTTEQWASILDTVDLAFGASAQPESTRPLSVLCLNWSCPLVRQLASAADAAVVSRTIRLLYVQALLAGRRPLGTRERALLTGSLSDLVALSLGPEL from the coding sequence ATGGCGAACAGCGGGGACCGGTCCGGGCAGCACCACCAGCGGAACTTCCAGGTTGATCTCGGAGGCGTCGTCGACTTGCTCAGCCGGCACATCTACTCCGGGCCGCGGGTGTACCTGCGCGAGCTGCTGCAGAACGGGGTGGACGCCGTCGCCGCCCGGCGCGAGATTGACCCGACTGCCCCGCAGGAGATCAGGATCCGTCCGATCGTCGCTGACCGGACGACGTTCTCCCTCACCGATACGGGAATCGGGCTGACCGCCGAGGAGGCCCGCGACCTGCTCACCACCGTGGGACGCACCTCCAAGCGCGATGAATTCGGTCTGCAGCGCGAAGGTCGCCTCGGCCAGTTCGGGGTGGGTCTGCTGAGTTGTTTCATGGTTGCCGACGGAATCACCATGGTCTCCCGCGCGGCCGATCCGGCGGCCCGGGCGATCCATTGGACCGGCTTCTCCGACGGCACCTTCGAGCTCACTGAACTCACCGCGGAGCAGACGGACGCCCTGCCGGTCGGTACCACCACGCATCTCACCCCGCGCCCGGACGAGCGGGCCCTGCTCAGTGAGAACGCCGTCGTCCGTATCGCCACCGAGTACGGCCGTTACCTGCCGGTCGACATCACCGTCGAGGGCGTCCGGCATACCCGGATCACCACGGACCCGGTGTTCGTCGATGAGGTCGACAAGGCCACCCGCCTGACTGCCGGGCGGGAACGGTTGGGCCGGTCCCCCTTTGATGTCATTGACCTGTCCGGCCCCGACGCCCCTGACGTGCAGGGGGTGGCGTATGTCCTCCCCGCCCCACAGGCGCCGCACATGACCCGGAACCACAGTGTGTACGTCCACCGGATGCTGGTGGAGAACGGTCCCACACCACTGCTGCCGTCGTGGGCGTTCTTCGTGGAGTGCGAGATCAGTTCGACGCGACTGTCACCGACAGCGTCCCGCGAATCACTGGTGGAGGACGCCGCCCTCATCGCGACCCGGGAGCACCTCGGCAACCGCATCCGGTCCTGGCTGCTGGACACCGCGCGGTCGACCCCGCACCGGTTGCGGGAGTTCACCGCGGTCCATGACCTGGCATTGCGGCAACTGTGCCTCTCCGATGCGGAGTTGGCGTCGACGATGCTGCAGTTCCTCACCTTCGAGACGACCGACGGTCGGCTCACCGCATCCGAGATCGTGGAGCTGGTCACCGGTTCGGGGCGCGAGCTGCAGATCTCCCGGAGTCTCGATGACTTCCGCCAGATCGCCGCGCTCACCCCACCGCACCCGGGCAGCGCTACTCCGGTCGTGGTCAACGGCGGGTACGTCCACGACGCGGAACTGGTGTGGATGTTCCCCCAGGTCTTCGACGGTGTGCAGGTCTCCACGGCAGATCTGCGGGCCTCCCTTGATCTCCTGGATCTGCCGCCGCTGTCGGAATCCCGGCGGACCGGTGCGCTGGAGCGCAGTGTGGCGGAGGCGCTGTCGGACCATCAGATCTCCGGGGCAGTGCGGGTGTTCGAGCCGACGGATGTACCGGCGGTGTTCGTCACGGACCGGGCCGCCACGGCGTCGCGGGACCGGAACGAGGTGAAGGGACAGACCACGGAACAGTGGGCCAGCATCCTGGACACGGTGGACCTGGCGTTCGGAGCGTCCGCGCAGCCGGAGAGTACGCGGCCGTTGTCGGTACTGTGCCTGAACTGGAGTTGCCCACTGGTGCGGCAGTTGGCGTCGGCGGCGGATGCGGCGGTGGTCTCCCGGACGATCCGGTTACTGTACGTCCAGGCGTTGCTTGCGGGTCGGCGTCCGCTGGGCACCAGGGAGCGGGCGCTGCTCACCGGCTCCCTGTCCGACCTGGTGGCGCTGTCGTTGGGACCGGAGCTGTAG